From one Trifolium pratense cultivar HEN17-A07 linkage group LG1, ARS_RC_1.1, whole genome shotgun sequence genomic stretch:
- the LOC123921951 gene encoding plectin codes for MTAEEVLNVLHSKEISDNGGGVEDHHKIVTEHCNGKEISVNGNVGGEVVSDIVDSDPIVTVDVNSNGNGVVVLEDHKVEGESEVTVISNSNGSVDKTTIVDVVEREGEIYQNGSGSDVNHVHVTDNTVVEVQNGALDKESSECAVESSEDEIRDEVSDSVVEEGVKVQDRELESFENGVVEENEICDVVADVDKSDRELEGGVVENGAVDTGGGDVEEIEVLVPVVVEEVAAASTEAVEAGDSDVVGTAESKDHESGESEKVGGVGVDASGEKTEICDVELESEVGAEVSDSAENKLESVVDAEVSESAEKNEIGDVELESEVDAEVSDSAEKKLESVVDTEVSESAEKNEICDVELETSVDAEVSESAETNGIHDVELETVIDAEVSESAEKNETHDVELESVVDAEVSNSAEKNEIPVDVNGVCDDTDVKQCAVEDTQNGLEKAPVESVSDTIVENGVAEVEVSECTEGENVILVDVSESERSVEVSEPQVVIQGKDLAEKIESGVFDDADEGKDENEPSVDTKTIEEEGNAAPSDNVVKVEGESIDVSEIKTDAVESEAEHSKETVVSEAEPSTETVASEAEASNNAMESEASLSVDVPDLKTNAVDREAELSTEAEPPVEAESPVEAEPSVEAKISAEGEGSNPIDEDLKTPQEVSSADATDAQNLGTEVVKTPFYWLVRVPRYDDDENIREQIQHAAQQVEEKTKIRDEIRSESQDKRALCKEYGQEFRAALQEERAARELLKAKRQEMDSVQSIMSRLNNAISVGDIDAKIRNMEHMIQHETLPLKEEKQLIRQIKQLKQTRGELSTIIAKQDQSQSLDDKESIEEQTKRLQLLRKELDVLRNNVLKAETITKAAKKKSDEESNQLSKLMAQYKAADDTRQEAFVKLQILRRQLHEKSKYFWEYKNASVRAQELGAQRGKKEEVQKLCIEQAERIHEMLKNDEFRRSYIRCNTRSTLRRLVTYDGRGLGPDEEPPVIPNAFIERSPKNDSLVPQSTPEQQQKSIPTESVTVNAKDEPTSKVAVQKPEISESSKAKKPAKPVPEKKSAVPVSRWGDESDEDKEPKEPVRTKEEEERILKAEKVKKEEEEAKLKEIKRLEEIEKAKEALQRKKRNAEKAQQRALYKAQKEAEQKEKEREKRARKKEKRKTVSPDHAVENTEQESAALPTAEILTRTLDESDQIEKPAEVTKRPVKPSQFTKQNKVKSLPMAIRNRGKRRIQPWMWWALIAVLVIAALFYIGNNSSLISSFQSFGF; via the exons ATGACGGCGGAGGAGGTGTTGAACGTCTTACACAGCAAAGAGATTTCTGATAACGGCGGTGGTGTAGAAGATCATCATAAGATCGTAACGGAGCATTGTAATGGTAAGGAAATTTCTGTTAACGGCAATGTCGGTGGTGAGGTTGTTTCTGATATCGTTGATTCAGATCCGATCGTTACCGTTGACGTTAACAGTAACGGTAATGGTGTTGTAGTTTTAGAGGATCATAAGGTGGAAGGTGAATCTGAAGTTACTGTTATTTCTAATTCTAATGGTTCTGTTGATAAAACGACAATTGTTGATGTCGTTGAACGGGAAGGAGAGATTTATCAAAACGGTTCGGGATCTGATGTGAATCACGTTCACGTTACTGATAATACTGTTGTTGAGGTTCAAAACGGTGCGTTGGATAAAGAATCGAGTGAATGCGCTGTAGAGAGTTCTGAGGACGAGATTCGTGATGAAGTTAGTGATTCTGTTGTGGAGGAAGGAGTGAAGGTTCAGGATCGTGAATTGGAGAGTTTTGAAAACGGTGTCGTTGAGGAGAATGAGATTTGTGATGTTGTTGCTGACGTGGACAAGAGTGATCGCGAATTGGAAGGAGGAGTTGTTGAAAACGGTGCGGTGGATACGGGTGGAGGAGATGTAGAAGAGATAGAGGTTCTGGTTCCTGTTGTTGTTGAGGAGGTTGCTGCTGCTTCTACTGAAGCAGTGGAGGCTGGTGATTCTGATGTGGTGGGAACGGCGGAATCTAAAGATCATGAGAGTGGAGAGAGCGAAAAAGTTGGCGGTGTAGGTGTAGATGCTTCGGGTGAGAAGACCGAAATTTGTGATGTTGAATTGGAAAGTGAAGTTGGTGCTGAAGTGAGTGATTCAGCTGAGAATAAATTGGAAAGTGTAGTTGATGCTGAAGTGAGTGAATCAGCTGAGAAGAACGAAATTGGTGATGTTGAATTGGAAAGTGAAGTTGATGCTGAAGTGAGTGATTCAGCTGAGAAGAAATTGGAAAGTGTAGTTGATACTGAAGTGAGTGAATCAGCTGAGAAGAATGAAATTTGtgatgttgaattggaaacttcAGTTGATGCTGAAGTCAGTGAATCAGCTGAGACTAATGGAATTCAtgatgttgaattggaaactgtGATTGATGCTGAAGTGAGTGAATCAGCTGAGAAGAATGAAACTCATGATGTGGAATTGGAAAGTGTAGTTGATGCTGAAGTGAGTAATTCAGCTGAGAAGAATGAAATTCCTGTTGATGTTAATGGAGTATGTGATGATACAGATGTGAAGCAATGTGCAGTTGAAGATACTCAAAACGGTTTAGAGAAGGCACCGGTTGAGTCAGTCTCTGATACAATTGTTGAAAATGGTGTGGCAGAGGTTGAGGTGAGTGAATGCACGGAGGGGGAGAATGTGATTCTTGTTGATGTCAGTGAATCAGAGAGGTCTGTTGAGGTATCAGAACCTCAAGTTGTTATTCAAGGAAAAGATTTAGCAGAAAAAATCGAGTCAGGGGTTTTTGATGATGCTGATGAAGGTAAAGATGAAAATGAACCTTCTGTTGATACGAAAACCATTGAAGAGGAGGGCAATGCTGCGCCTTCTGATAATGTTGTCAAGGTTGAAGGTGAATCTATTGACGTGTCTGAGATTAAAACCGATGCAGTGGAGAGTGAAGCTGAACATTCAAAGGAAACAGTGGTGAGTGAAGCTGAGCCTTCAACGGAAACAGTGGCGAGTGAAGCTGAAGCTTCAAACAATGCAATGGAGAGTGAGGCCAGTCTTTCTGTTGATGTTCCAGATTTGAAAACCAATGCTGTGGATAGAGAAGCTGAACTTTCAACTGAAGCCGAACCTCCAGTTGAAGCCGAATCTCCCGTTGAAGCTGAACCTTCAGTTGAAGCTAAAATTTCAGCTGAAGGTGAAGGTAGCAACCCAATAGATGAAGATTTGAAAACACCCCAAGAGGTATCTTCTGCTGATGCTACGGATGCACAGAATCTGGGCACCGAGGTGGTGAAGACGCCATTCTATTGGTTGGTCCGGGTTCCAcgatatgatgatgatgaaaatataAGAGAGCAGATTCAACATGCGGCTCAACAAGTAGAGGAGAAGACTAAAATCCGTGATGAAATTCGATCTGAAAGCCAGGATAAAAGG GCCCTTTGTAAAGAGTATGGCCAAGAATTTAGAGCTGCATTACAAGAAGAGAGAGCTGCTAGGGAGTTACTCAAAGCCAAACGGCAAGAGATGGATTCAGTTCAATCCATAATGAGTAGATTAAACAATGCAATTTCTGTAGGTGATATAGATGCCAAG ATTAGAAACATGGAACACATGATCCAGCATGAAACTCTGCCTCTAAAAGAAGAAAAGCAATTGATACGCCAAATCAAACAATTGAAGCAGACGCGTGGCGAACTGTCTACTATTATAGCAAAACAGGATCAATCACAATCTCTAGACGACAAAGAAAGCATTGAAGAGCAAACTAAG CGATTACAGCTTTTGAGGAAGGAATTGGATGTGCTTAGAAATAATGTTCTGAAGGCAGAAACAATAACTAAAGCAGCAAAGAAGAAATCTGACGAAGAAAGTAATCAACTGAGCAAGCTTATGGCTCAGTATAAGGCTGCTGATGACACTCGTCAAGAGGCATTTGTCAAGTTACAGATTTTGAGAAGGCAATTGCACGAGAAG AGCAAATATTTTTGGGAATACAAAAATGCTTCAGTGAGAGCGCAAGAACTAGGAGCACAGCGGGGGAAGAAAGAGGAGGTGCAAAAATTATGTATTGAACAG GCTGAGCGAATACATGAGATGCTAAAGAATGATGAGTTCAGAAGGAGCTATATCCGGTGCAACACCAGGAGTACACTGAGGAGACTGGTAACTTATGATGGCCGAGGGCTTGGTCCTGATGAGGAGCCACCCGTGATTCCTAATGCATTCATTGAAAGATCTCCCAAAAATGATTCTTTGGTCCCACAGTCAACTCctgaacaacaacaaaaatcaataCCAACAGAATCTGTTACTGTTAATGCAAAGGATGAACCCACTTCCAAGGTTGCGGTGCAAAAACCTGAAATAAGTGAGTCAAGTAAAGCTAAAAAGCCTGCAAAACCTGTTCCAGAGAAGAAGTCAGCGGTTCCAGTTTCTCGTTGGGGGGATGAGTCCGATGAAGATAAGGAACCTAAAGAACCTGTGAGAACAAAGGAGGAAGAGGAGCGGATCTTAAAGGCTGAAAAGGTGAagaaggaggaagaagaagcaAAGCTAAAGGAAATAAAAAGGCTAGAGGAAATTGAGAAAGCTAAGGAGGCACTTCAGAGGAAAAAGCGTAATGCAGAGAAGGCCCAACAAAGGGCTTTATATAAGGCCCAAAAAGAAGCTGAGCAAAAAGAGAAG GAAAGGGAGAAAAGAGCAAGgaagaaggaaaaaagaaagacaGTTTCTCCCGATCATGCTGTGGAGAATACAGAACAAGAATCTGCAGCTTTACCTACCGCTGAAATTCTGACAAGAACATTGGATGAATCTGATCAAATTGAGAAACCAGCTGAGGTAACAAAAAGGCCAGTGAAACCATCTCAATTCACaaagcaaaacaaggtaaaaTCTTTACCCATGGCTATTCGCAACCGAGGGAAGAGACGAATTCAACCATGGATGTGGTGGGCTCTAATTGCAGTTCTGGTTATTGCTGCATTGTTTTATATTGGGAATAACAGCTCCTTGATATCTTCTTTTCAAAGCTTTGGTTTCTGA